In Silene latifolia isolate original U9 population chromosome X, ASM4854445v1, whole genome shotgun sequence, the following proteins share a genomic window:
- the LOC141622896 gene encoding uncharacterized protein LOC141622896, with product MTLLGLFYGCHHGFTLLHHTFFISMGFCSKFNNHGISGLRRSPPYIYSLTCLLGFLCFSAIFVIKVSDFAYTTKTVAGHNLKPTPWHLFEPKPLDEGTSYSRATKIVQCQYFQCRSTTSFIPPRLDPSKLSSCPEFFRWIYHDLDPWAQSRISFTHLMEAKDYAAFRVIIVGGRLFVDLYYDCVQNRMMFTVWGLLQLLKRYPGMVPDVDLMFDCMDKPAINKTEHSSKPLPLFRYCTTTQHFDIPFPDWSFWGWPEVNIRPWDTEFRDIKRGSHSKTWSKKWPYAYWKGNPDVASPIRSELLQCNDTTQWRAQILRQDWGEEARAGYMQSKLSNQCKHRYKIYAEGYAWSVSLKYIISCGSLTLLITPQYEDFFTRGLFPKKDYWPVPPFDLCQNIKNAVEWGNAHPSEAEAMGQAGQDFMESLNMSSVYDYMYHLITEYSKLLDFTPLVPPSAQQICTESLLCFAEPKLRQFLEQSATSLSPSPPCTLPENDGRILNQWRKLKDNVINEVMRQT from the exons ATGACCTTATTGGGCTTATTCTATGGCTGCCACCATGGTTTCACACTTTTACATCACACTTTCTTTATTTCAATGGGATTTTGCTCTAAATTTAATAATCATGGCATTTCTGGGCTTCGTCGTTCTCCTCCATATATCTATTCTCTAACCTGTCTTCTGGGTTTTCTCTGTTTTTCCGCCATTTTTGTTATAAAG GTTAGTGATTTTGCTTACACAACCAAAACCGTAGCTGGACACAACTTAAAACCGACACCATGGCATTTGTTTGAGCCAAAACCTCTAGATGAAGGAACAAGCTATTCTCGAGCGACCAAAATTGTACAATGTCAGTATTTTCAGTGTCGCTCTACTACCAGTTTCATTCCTCCACGACTTGACCCATCGAAACTATCGTCGTGTCCAGAATTCTTCAGGTGGATCTACCATGATTTGGATCCATGGGCTCAAAGCAGGATAAGTTTCACCCATCTAATGGAAGCCAAGGATTATGCTGCTTTTCGAGTTATAATTGTTGGGGGGCGTTTGTTTGTCGACTTGTATTATGACTGTGTGCAGAATCGAATGATGTTTACTGTATGGGGGTTATTACAGCTTCTTAAACGATATCCTGGCATGGTCCCTGATGTTGATCTCATGTTTGATTGTATGGACAAGCCTGCAATTAACAAGACTGAGCATAGTTCGAAGCCACTGCCTCTTTTCAGATATTGCACCACCACCCAGCATTTTGACATCCCGTTTCCTGATTGGTCTTTCTGGGGTTG GCCTGAAGTGAACATAAGACCTTGGGATACAGAATTCAGAGATATTAAAAGGGGTTCTCATTCTAAGACATGGTCTAAGAAATGGCCGTACGCCTACTGGAAAGGGAACCCGGATGTCGCTTCTCCAATACGTTCAGAGTTACTGCAGTGTAATGATACCACGCAATGGAGAGCACAGATTCTCCGTCAG GACTGGGGAGAAGAAGCAAGAGCAGGGTACATGCAGTCAAAGCTATCAAACCAATGCAAGCATAG GTATAAAATTTATGCTGAAGGATATGCTTGGTCGGTGAGCCTGAAATATATTATATCATGTGGCTCCCTTACACTGCTAATAACTCCTCAATATGAAGATTTTTTCACTCGCGGTCTCTTCCCAAAGAAAGATTACTGGCCTGTGCCGCCTTTTGATCTGTGTCAAAATATAAAGAACGCTGTTGAGTGGGGTAATGCGCACCCTTCCGAG GCTGAGGCGATGGGGCAAGCCGGTCAAGATTTCATGGAATCCTTGAATATGAGTAGTGTGTATGATTACATGTATCATCTTATTACGGAGTATTCCAAGTTACTCGATTTTACGCCACTAGTACCACCTTCTGCCCAACAAATTTGTACTGAATCTTTGCTCTGCTTTGCTGAACCAAAGCTAAGGCAATTTCTTGAGCAGTCGGCAACTTCTCTTTCGCCATCACCTCCATGCACCCTCCCGGAAAATGATGGCAGGATCCTGAATCAGTGGAGGAAACTTAAAGATAATGTGATCAATGAAGTGATGAGACAAACTTAA
- the LOC141622895 gene encoding putative pyridoxal 5'-phosphate synthase subunit PDX1 translates to MSGSGVVTVYGNGAITESSSKTSPFSVKVGLAQMLRGGVIMDVVNAEQARIAEEAGACAVMALERVPADIRSQGGVARMSDPQLIKDIKSAVTIPVMAKARIGHFVEAQILESIGVDYVDESEVLTPADEDHHINKHNFQIPFVCGCRNLGEALRRIREGAAMIRTKGEAGTGNVVEAVRHVRSVMGAIRQLRNMDDDEVFVYAKKISAPYDLVMQTKQLGRLPVVQFAAGGVATPADAALMMQLGCDGVFVGSGVFKSGDPAKRARAIVQAVTHYSDPDLLGEVSCGLGEAMVGINLNDKNVERYASRSE, encoded by the exons ATGTCAGGAAGCGGTGTCGTGACCGTGTACGGCAATGGCGCCATCACCGAGTCATCCTCAAAGACATCACCCTTTTCCGTCAAAGTTGGCCTGGCTCAAATGTTACGTGGTGGTGTTATTATGGATGTCGTCAATGCTGAACAGGCACGCATCGCTGAAGAGGCTGGTGCGTGCGCTGTTATGGCTCTTGAACGGGTTCCTGCTGATATTCGGTCTCAAGGCGGTGTGGCTCGTATGTCCGACCCACAGCTTATTAAGGATATCAAAAGTGCTGTTACCATTCCTGTTATGGCTAAGGCTCGTATTGGTCATTTTGTTGAGGCTCAAATTCTTGAGTCCATTGGTGTCGACTACGTTGATGAGTCTGAG GTTCTAACACCCGCGGACGAGGACCACCACATCAACAAACACAACTTCCAAATCCCATTCGTATGCGGCTGTCGCAACCTCGGAGAGGCCCTCCGTCGTATCCGAGAAGGGGCCGCCATGATCCGAACCAAAGGCGAGGCAGGAACAGGCAACGTCGTGGAAGCAGTTCGCCACGTGAGGTCAGTGATGGGTGCAATACGCCAGCTTCGAAACATGGATGACGACGAGGTATTCGTGTACGCCAAAAAGATATCCGCGCCATACGACTTGGTAATGCAGACGAAGCAGCTAGGCCGATTGCCAGTTGTACAGTTCGCTGCAGGCGGTGTAGCGACTCCTGCAGACGCTGCATTGATGATGCAGTTGGGTTGCGACGGAGTGTTTGTCGGGTCTGGTGTGTTCAAGAGTGGTGACCCGGCAAAGCGGGCAAGGGCGATAGTGCAGGCTGTGACACATTACAGTGACCCGGATTTGTTGGGGGAGGTTAGTTGTGGGCTTGGTGAAGCCATGGTTGGGATTAATTTGAATGATAAGAATGTTGAGAGGTACGCCAGTCGTTCTGAATGA